The genomic region AGGGGGAGTCCAGGAGCAGCGGGACCGGGTGCTTCTCGCTCCAGGCCGCATGGCGCTGGGGTCAGGATATCAGCCAGGCCTACAGCCATGTGAAGGCTCGACTGGGGccgggagccccccccccctccaggatGGCTCGCTCACACCGCAGTGCCAGCCACGTGGACCTCCCCATAGGCTGCTCGAGTGTCCTGGTGACGCTTGGCGCGAGCGATCCGAGACAGCAAGGCAGAAGCGACGCTGTCCGTCACGCCTAAATTCAGAAGCCGTGTGCTGCCTTCTCTTCCGCGTTCTGCTGGCTGCGTGGGCCGGCTTGCTGCGGTTAGAGGGGACCACACGGGACACGCCTCCCAGGGTGCCGGGCCTGTGGGGCCTTCTTGCGAGGCTGCCACCCCGCTGATGGCTCGGCCTCTTGACTTCCGTTGCGTGAGGCCCAGCAGATGCTTCCAGAACCTGTGGCGCAAGAGGCACCACTGCCCTCCGTCCCCCCCTTGAGTTTTGAGAGCGTGAAGATTAGATCAAGTGTAGCTGGTTGCTGATTCATTTcactcttaaatgtttttataaattcacAGATTGGGTGCTATCAGGGGTTTGCTTTCGCTTGGCGATGTCTCCTGCACGGTTGTGCCACCGAGAAAGACAGGTAAAGttgaagatttctttcttttccagcatGTGGACCAGGAGTCCTTGTTCCACAGCTCACTGTGACTTTGGACAGTTAATGCGTCCGTCTCCTCATGTCCAAAGTGGAAAAACAATCAGGCCAGACTTGAATGTTGTCGCGATATTTACACGGAATGGTAAATAGAGAGTGCGGGCCCTGGTTTTGGTGTTCGATGAGCAAGGTTCTGATTACTTCTGAGGAGTTTTTGGTGCCCTCTGCCTTTTCCTGGAATCTTAGATACCCGGCCAGTAAGATAATGTTCAAACTGATGACATCTTCTTGCTCATCTTTCCCCTGGGCTTCTGATAAGCGCTGTAGGATGTTCTTGGTGTGAACGGGGCTCAGGAATGGTGACTGTGTTGTCATTAGTTTTTTTGATGCAGCTGCTAGGTCTGCCTGTGTGATAAGGCATTGAGTATGTTTGACCTGAGTCTGGCACTTGGAGGCACCTAGTAAACGTTGGCCGTGTTTTGTATCGTTCGTACTCTTTTTAAACGCTCCCTACTGTGTGCTACCTGCTCAAGCCCCCGCGGCCCCGTTGCACATCTGTCTTTGCCCTAAGCTGGAAACGAGCCTTAAGGCAAAAGGCACCCGTGGTCTGGCCGTCCTCCTGCTCGCGGGCCCCTGCGTCATGCTGTTGTCTGGTGGCTTTGCCTGGCCTGGGAGGGGCCCTAGGACAGTGGATAACAGAGCAGGGAGGGTGGCATTCCCCCGTCGGAGTGACTCATTGTCTCATTTGAAATAACTTTGAAGTTCTAGAATTTGGGCCGCCTCCATATCCGAATGTGAGGAGAGGAATGCCGGTGGCTGACCGTGGGTGATGCCGAGATCGCCCGCGGTGGGCTGCCTCCATTGAGTCCCCATGAGTAGCCCAGGGTGGACCGGATGTGGAGTTAGCCCGGGGCACCTctccgggggttggggggggggggggcagggatggtCCTCTGAGGACTGCGGGAGCAGTCGGGAAGCGAGCGGTCGGCGTCTTGTGGCACCCCTGGGCGGCAGTCCCAGCTGAGCTTGGCTCTCCGTCTGGGTCTGGTCCACGAGAGGACAGGACGGGGAGAGGCAGTGCTTGGCGCTCTCCAtcagtctccccttctctccagctcCGACGCGTGCTGGCTTCCGGAGGAGAGCCGCGCTGTGTGCAGGGGTCCCACAGCCAGGGcctgctgcccccgccccccatgggGGCTCCTGagtccttcctttttgttttcttaaagtttatttattttgggagcgAGAGATTGAGCCTGTgcgtggaggggaggggcagagagagaaggagaatcccgagcaggctccgcactgtcagcgcagagcccggtgtggggctcgaactcacgaactttgaggtcatgacctgagccgaaattgagagtgggacgcttaacccaccgagccacccaggcgcccctaatttcttCAAGCCGTGCACGCAGCCCCTTGTCAGGAGAAAGCCCTTGCAGCCCCCTCGCTGCCGCCCCTGCTGCACCAGCACAGCCGGAGGGGCTCTTTGAAACACAGTCTAAAAGCCTTTCTCGCTGAGCTGTGGTTCCCAGGTTTTTgcacttaaaagaaatttttttagtttatttttgagagagaaacagagcatgagtcggagaggggcagagggagggggagacacaggatccgaagcaggatccaagctctgagctgtcggcacagagcccgatgcggggcttgaacccatgaatcgcgagattacgacctgagccgaagttgggtactcaacccactgagccactcaggcgccccggcaggtttttgcatttttatgtcagtatgattttaaaaaatttaaaagtttttttaatgtttaatttatttttgagagacagagagagagaggcagaacatgagagggagagacagagagggaggcccagaatccgaagcaggctctgtgtaggctctgagctgtcagcacagagcccgatgcggggctcgaagccacgaaccacaagaccatgacctgagcccaagtcggacgcttaactgactgagccccccaggcgccccctgtcagTACAGGTTTTAAATGGTTGTTTCAATGTGCACACGTGTGAACagtctcccccagcccccggggGTGGGCCCCGGCCTCCAGGGTCCGGGGGAAGCGGAGAGACTTAACCCTTGCAGAGTCCAGTACTTTCCCTCCGTCCTGGGTACTGAGCTTTATGGAGATGACCGTGCCCCAGAAAGCCTGTGATGCGGCTGGCAGGTGTGCATGTTCCAGGCGAGGACGCCGAGGCTCAGACACGTCCCACAGCCGCCCCGCCTCCCGGCAGAGCTTTGTCTCGCCGGGAGAGGGGACCGAACTCGGACCCCTGACCCTGATTCCTGCCCTTGGGAGGGAGGGGCTTGCCGGTTTACTTGCCGCCCAACTCGCCAGGGCTGTGAGCGCGAACGTGTCGAGGTCCCGAAAATCCCAGGCCCCAGAGCAGGCTGGGTCGTGCCCCGGCACTCTTTTCTTGTCTGGTTTTGTCTGTCCCCGCGTCTGTGACCTAGAGAAGCCGTGGTTGCTGTGGTCGTGGCGGGCGCTTGCTCCCTGGCCGGGAGACAGGTCTCTCCGTAGCGTCATACACCCCGATGGCGAGTGTGGGGTGTGGGCGAGAGCACGTGGCTAGGTAAATACATATTATTGAGTGTAGCGAGAAATTAACCGTCTGGCTTCTGAACCCAGGCACGCTTCCCACGCCCACCGCTTTCAAGTACGCGATCGGCAAAGCTGTTACATAAGCGGAGCCCATTATGTAAAAGGGActaaaagtctttatttctgtGCTTTACAGCAAAAAGATGAAGGCCTTAGAATCGTTGATTGGAATGATTCAGAAGTTCCCTTACGATGACCCTACGTATGATAAACTTCACGAAGACTTAGACAGAATTAGAGGGAAATTTAAACAGGTCTGTCCCCTGCACGTCTCTCTTCGATTCGGAAGCGCGTTTCTCCGGCGGCTGGTGCGTGGTCTCGGGGCTCACGTCGCTCGTGGTCTGGGGGCTGCGTGCGCCCTGTAAGCGGCATTTCTGCATCTCCGTGTAAGAAAAGGGAAGACGGCCTAGAGAACGGGGTTAGGACTTCCTTAGGGGGTGGGGTCGTGGAGTCGAGAAGCTGCAGGTAGAAAGTTTTGTTCTGATTTGTGAGTAAAAATAcgtaaggttttaaaaaatacatcctttttcttttgtgttttcagcTTTGTTCACTACTGAATGTTCAGCCGGACTTTAAAATTAGTGCGGAAGGTTCTGGACTTTCATTTTGAGGATGACAGATGAACAAAGACGAAACATCAAGGAACAGATGTCCGTAtgttaagtgtttaaaaatgtgATTCAAGGCAAAACAATGATGGAGTATTCATTGTTCTGGGGGGAGGGATCCAGTTCGGGCGGTGAAAGGGCTTCCTTCTCCCTGGGGGCCTCCTGTGTCGCCtcgatgcccccccccccgcggtCCCTCTACACAGGCCCGGCCTTTGTCGGGTCCTGTCCACGCTGCGGTCTGAGCGGGTCCCCCCCCCGGCCTCGGGAGGCCTCTCCCTTGCGGTGCAGGGTCCGCTGGCCTTGCGGCCCCCTCCAGTGGACGGGCCCGGCCGGTTCTAGACTGGGGGTGGCCCTGGCTGCGatttccccccaccccgagcctGAAATCAGCACTCAGAAGAACAGGTCTTTAATAGCCGACAGCACCACGGCTGGCCTGACGGGAGATGGCGGCGGCGTGCCCAGCACAGTGACCTCTGTTGACCCGTAAGATGTGCCAGCGCCAGGTGATGTGCTTCCCCTGTTCCGGTTAATCCCTTCAGTgatcccacttcacagatgaggagaccgagACCCGCGGGGACTGCCCGGTCCAAGGGCGCCCGGCAAGCAGAGCTGGGGCTGCGTCCTGCGCCCGCCTGTCACCGCCGTCTGGTGCTGCCTGCCCTGGAACGCGCCTTCGCAGCCATGGAGCAGGGTCGCTGCTCTCGGGCCCGGTGTGCCCAGGTCCCTGCTGGGGAGTCCACCACGACCGGCTGACGTGGGCACCTGGCTCGGAGCGGGTTCCGAGGGAGCCTGGACACGCTCTTCGCACGGCCTCTCTCCGCATCGGAATGGGGCTTTGCAGTGTTGAGCGTGGGTAAGGGGAAGATACTTCAAGGACTAGATGTCAGGCCACTGTCGTGCGTACGCAGAAAATTTGGGAGCCTTACGTTGAGGACGCTGTGTTTTCCTGTCGTACgagttccttttccttctgcccgTACCTGGCGGGCATCCGAATACACCGTGAGGTCTGGATTGCTGGAGCAGGTGACGCAAGGTCGTGGCTCCTGGGCGTCCCTCTGCCCGTGCGTCTGCGCacccccggggggtggggggcagggttgCCGGCAGGTCCCGCCTGCTCCTGTCCGCGGCAGCGCGGCCGAAAGTGACTCGTGAGATTGGTAAGGGGTAACCGCGAATCGTCCCGGTTTTTAAATACGTTCCAGAGCGTCTTAGCGACGGCTGTCGTGCCGCCCGGGCCGGTGGTCGTGAGAGCCTGCCGGGAGACCCGAGGCCGGGGGGCCTCGAAGGAGCGGGGTGCTGggtgttttctttcctctggttCCGTTGCCCTGGCGAGTGTgctgaggaccagagaggtggCTTCAGCTGGTGAAGGTGGACACTCGGGCTCGAGCCTGCCACGCTGTCGCAGGCGGGAGCGTCACCGCGCACGTCCCTGTCTCCGCCCCAGCCGGCTTCCGGGGCGCTCGCGTGCTCGTGCACCGCCTCGCAGCCGGACCCTGCGGCCACAGACACCGACCGCGGGCGTCCCTCGCCGGTGGGATGGGGGGCTCTGGTGGTTTTCCCTGGGGGACTGTTTTCTGAGCGTTCTGTTTTGATAATGTATTACTGTTACAAGCGGAGAGCAGAATAAATAGATTGCAAAGCAGAAGGCCTTCTGGTCCTGTTTGTAATGTGACATCCAGCAAATCAACTACTTTCTGGTATTTGGGATTTAGGTACAAAAGCAGGGAGGCATGGAGTCGGCCCGGGCGCAGCTTCCTGCCATGTTTCTGTCCACGCGCCTCCTTAAAACACGGACAGGTGGTTCTTGGGAGAGAGTAGCGCCCTGTGATGTTTGGGAAGGGTCAGCTCCCGCCGCCCCGGGCCCGGCCACCTGTCCGCAGTGCCTACTGTTCCCCTGCCCAGACCCGCCGTGTCCCTCTCTGTCAGCCTCTCCCGCCGTGGGTGTTAGCGTGGGCCAGAGGCggcctttccctcttccctctccgcACGGGAGGCCGAGCTGCCTCCCCCGTTTCCTTCAGAGGCTCTGGACCCGGGCTGCCCCCGTGCCCGCCCAGCTCCTTCGCAGACAACTGGACCCGGTGTCTAGGAACCCTTGGCCGCCTCGGACGCTCCTTGATTATGGCACAGACCCAGGCCACCTTGACGCTTGCGCTCCGTGCCAGGGGATGTCATCTGCACTGACTGGTTCAGGCGTGAGCCTGGCTCCCCTCGGCCGATGAGACGCGAGTGGAAGTCTTCTGGGGCTTCCTGGGAAAGGTTATAGCGCTCCAGAGAGAACATATCGTTTCGGAAGCTGTCCCATGGAACTCTTGTCCCGTGGACGTGACCCACCCCTGGAATCGCGGCAGGAGACTTGCACCTGGCTACGGACGAAACCACACCTGGGCGTGGTGTGGCAGGAGCCGGCGAGGACCCGGCCCTGGTGGCACCGAGCAGCTGACGGCCAGCCCCTGAGCCGCATTGCTTCTGGACTTGACGTTACATGAGCTGACGAATGTCCCCGAGTTCAAGGCTGTTGGGGTTGGGTTTCCGTTCACAGGCAAGGTTTCCTGCTTGTGTTCCCCCGTCCCATCCGATCCTGTCCTGGGCACCTAGTTCTCTCGGATGTTAACCTTTGTCCGTGTTGGCCTTGAGTTTGGGAGCTGTCCggcttgggttttgtttctttctggtgGGTTCATTGTTCCCCCAAGGCTTTGGCCTGCTCCCTCTTTCCTGTTGGAAACCCCCATCATGTTTTGTGCCACCATTAGCCCACTGGGGCCACCATAACAGACACCGTGGACTGAGGCTCAGCCAATAGACAtgtcctgtccccccccccccccccccccccccccccatcctggaTGCTGGAGCCCGAGGTCCAGGCGTGGGCAGGACCAGGCCTCCCAAGGCCTCTCCCCTTGTGTGTGGATGGCCGTCCTCTCCGTGTCCTCACAGGGCCGtccctctgtgcgtgtctgtgtcctgatcccctcttcttacaaggaccccGGTCACACgggatcagggcccacccttGCCTTAAGGTGAGCATGTTACCATAATCACCTCTGTGAAGACCCATCTCCAGATACAGACCCTCTGTCAGGGCATCAACGTCGGAAATTCTGGGGACACCATTCAGCCCATAGCAGCCACCCGCATGGCTGCTGGGAAAGACTGCTGACTTAGGACTTGGGAGAGAAGAAGGCGTTTCACCTGGAGCTGCTACATCGAATTCTGGAATGTGAGTGATCGGGACCTAGGGCAATGCCTGCTGCCTAAAAGAGTGCCACTTTTCACTTCTTACTTACGTCGTATTCatctcactttttctctccccaGGGGTGAGGAAAGAATTCAGAGACGCTCAGGGAGCCTGTCGGTGGGGTGGGATGTTCAGTATAAGGGAACgggaaggtgggcagggaaggcttcctggaggaggtgcccTTCATCCCACTGCTTTTGTGAATTTTCATCGGACCTCAGCGCCACGGAGAATCTCCCACTGTGCTTGTGAACAGCAGTGGAATATGGAGGTAACCAAAAATGAGTTAGCCTGGAGCTCATCCTCCTTCCTAGATCAGTCCCCGTCCTGGATGAATGAAGTGGGCAGCTGGTCTCTGACTCAGGAAACTCAAGTCACCAAGCAAGTACTGTTGACCAGAGAAGAGTGGGCGCGATGTTCATTTCCTTACAGGGTACGAGTCCCACAGTTGAGGGCCCTGCCACGAAAGGGTCAGTGGCTTGTCTGAGTTGACTAAGTGGCCCCGCTGGGGCTTTGCAGATTCATTGTCCGAATAGGAAGTTCACTCCTAACTTCGGGGGCTTCTAACTCTCTTCTTCGTGCCTGATtaaagcctcccccccccccccccccccccctcccccccccagcatCAAGGTGCTTGCCGTTTGTCCCTTGGGGACCCCTGTGGAGACCACACTTTGGCCGCGTCTCTTCGGGCGCTGTAGCAGATCAGCGGGGCCTTGGGTGGCGGGTCCAGAGGTTCCGTCGTGGGTGATTCCCGAACGTGACCTTGTTTGCGCTGCTCAAGAGTGATGGGCCGGGGAGCGCAGGCACCCGGGAGCGCTCGCCGAACCCAAGGCTCAGTGACAGGTCGGCTCCGTCTTTCCCACCGGGATTCAGCGAGCATGTGCCGTAGCAGTGGGGGAGTGCCCCCGGAATGGCGGGGTGCTCGCTGAACCTGCCCCCCGGTTTGCGAGCTCTGACTCGTCTGtcgtgggttgaattgtgtcccccacaaaGAGCTGTGCTGCAGTGCTCGCCCCGGGTACCTGTGGATGCAGCCTGATTTGGAAGTAGGGTGTCGGCAGGTGCGATTAAGGCACGAGGGGGGATGGGTCGCACCCAAGTGACCGGCCTCAATGAGGAGGGGGGACGCACGGGGAGGAGATGCCGTGTGAGGCAGACGCGCAGGCGGGGCCGAGGTCACAGCCCTAAGATGGAGAAGACCAGGAGTGCCAGCagcactggaggcagggagagagcgtGGGCCGTCCCACACCTTGGTttcagacctccagcctccacaGCTCAGCCCCAGCATTTATATCGGCAACACATTAAATCCAGGAAAGGCAGAAAACGTATGGACACTGCTGGGGGTAAGAATCCTTGAAAACCAAATGACAGGATGCCCATATCAGACTGACTTAAACAGTAAAGGACAGCGATGGTCTCCTGGAACAAAAGGGCTCTCACTGGCTTCAGGAAAGGCTCGATCCAGCAGCTCGTCCGGAGAGCTGGTACCTTCTTTCTGGTTTCCCATAAGACCTGCTTCAAGCTTAGATGCCACCCCAAGGCCCACAGCAGCTCCCACAAGGATGGTGGGAGAGCCGCCCCGGTGCCCAGGGTCCCGTGGAGGACAGGGGAGGGCTCCCTTTTTCAGAAGCCCCAGGAAACCTCTCTCCCTGTGTCATTGGCTCTGTTAGACTCCGCATTTACCTTCGAGCCTGCCACCCTTCAACACCACCACCcctgggtgggggcgggcagaTGTGCTGTTGGGTTTGAGCCCATCTGGGCCTGTCCTGGAGCTGGGGATGGGGTCATTCTCACCCACACCACAGAGCGGAAGGACCGGCACCGGGTGGGGGGATTGGGGCTGGTGCGAAGAACGGCAACTGTCCCCTTCATGAGCCCAAAGACGAAGTAAGTGTGGCCTTGCTGCTGCCACCCAGAGAGCCACCGTTGGGTTTGGGGGTCTGTCTTTCCACACCCGGGTGACGCACGGGGTGATGATGGCCTCTACTGAGCAGTGACTgtgtcaggcaccatgctaagtaCCTCACACCCTCGGGCCATCTAGCCCTCACCTCCCGAAAGCACCGGGCTGAGGTTACTGAGCTCCAGGTCCGGGCTGGGCCAGGCCTGAGATGCCGAGCAGGGTGCagaccccaccctgccctccgtCCGGCATCCGTTCTCCTGGACAcacttattcccattttccaggtgagaaagttgaagctcagagagggaaaggttgCAGAGCTGAGATCCAGCCCCTAGGCCTTTTACGCCCAGACACGCGTGCTCACGGACGCAGGCCCGCGCGTGTGTGAGTGTGCTCTCTAAACCGCCGTGGGTCACCTCGCACGTCCGCTGCCTGGAGGAGGGCAGCCTGGCTCGCCGGCCAGGACACCGCCCTGACTCTGGGGACCACGGACAGAAGCCTGGCACGGGGGTGGACGTGGCCTCGGCCGCTGGGCCTCCTGGCGGAGCTGAGCTTCAAGCGCACGCGCTGGCCGTCACGCGAAGCTTCGTGCGTTTTCTTCAGGCCCGCTTTTGAAGACTGTGCCCTTCTCTGCAAGGTGGCCGAGCCAGCGGACAGGAGCGCGGGCTTCGGACACACGATCTGGCCCCTGGGCCTGACTTGGTCGGTTCCTGGCTGTGTGATCCAGGCCCCGTCGCTTCCCCTCTCCGGGCCCTGGTCTCCTCATCTACAACAGGAGGCTGAAAATCGCCAGCCTCGGCCCCTGTGCGGCCCACTGCCCGTCGGGGCCCACGAGGCCCGGCTGGCACGCGGCCGCGCTCATTCATTTACCGTCGTCCGCGCCCGCTTCTGCCCAGGGGCGTAGTCGAGAGGGACGGAGGACACGTGGCCGGCGGAGCCGCAGCCACCGGCTCTGGCCCTTTGTGTGGACTCTGCCCACGCTTGGCCTCCAAGATGGAGAAGCTTGTAGCTGTGGGAACGCAGGGCCCGCTCACCAGTGGTTTCAAGAGCTGGGGAGGCTGTAAGGCGGGCCCAGTGCCTGGTCTGCAGCTCGCGTTTGGGGCGTCTGAGCTGTTACCCTCCCGTGCCGGACGGAGAAGGAACCCCTCGGAGGGCTGGGGTCTGAGGCGCGCAGTGATCCCCCAGGTTGGCCCGCTGGCTCTTAAGAAGACTGAGACGTTGGCCCGTCTGCGCTGCCTGCAGCGGAAAATTAAAAGGATTAACAGACGCGGCCTTCTTTGAGAGGCTCGAGGCCCACCGAAGCCCCTTTAGGAGGGCTTCatatttctccccccccccaacctccttgTGGGCCCCTGGGAGTGGTGGTGACAATGCCCCCGGATGTGGGCCTCAAGGCCCTCGGCCCGGAGCTGCCCGCCCACCGTCCGCCAGCTATTGTCTGCCGGGCCGCAGTGTGGCTCGGGGCCGGGGGGGCCGGTGGGCCAGGGGACTGTGGGAACGGATTAGAGGCCCTGGGTCCGAGTCCCCCTCTGCATAAACTCCTGATCAAAGGCATTCCTGGGATGACAGAGCCCTGTGTGCCGCAGAGGCCTGTCCAGCCCGCGGGGCGTGTGCTTCACGCGGCCAGCTACCCGGACACGTGTGGGAGCCCACACCGCGAGCGGCCTGCGGTGTGACCGTCGTCCCCCCGCCAAACACAGAGCCAAGGCGCGGGGGCAGCGAGGCTTCCAGGAGGCCCCCGGCACCACGGGCTCGGGTGGGTCCCGGGAGCCTGAGGTGTGGCCGTAGTTCCCGGGGGCCCGGCAGCGCCCACCTCTGCAGACACAGCCGGCTGCTTGcccccccggggcccctgggGCCGCTCCTCGTGACACAGGGGTTTGCCCATGGCGCCCGGGTTCGGCCAGAGCCGCCCCTCTGCAGCGCACGACACAAGCTGGGGTCGGCCCGCGGGCCCGGCCTGTTGCCCCTTCTGTCCTGTTCCCACTTCCGCTTCTGAGCACCCCCGTCTGCCAGGCTGGGAGTAGGGCGGCAGAGAAGGGACAGCGAGGTGTCCGTCCTCAAGGACTCCTAGCCCGGAGTGGGGAACACTCAGGTGTCGTGACTCCTGGACCTTCCAGAGCCacctgcggggggcgggggtggcagtGCCTGCAGGGGGGCCTTgaaggggagcagaggggagggcacTTCAGGcgcagagctggaggcaggagaTAGTCTGGTGTGTCTGTAGTCCCCGGGGGTGGAGACTCGGGTTGGAGCTTCTGAGGCTGGGGGAACGTAGGTCGGGGGGGGAGACTTGAGGGGGGGAGTGGGGCGTGAGTCCGGGAGAGgtgaggtgaggagggagaggtggggtgaggggagaggcgGTGTGAGGTGGGAGGGGTGAGCGGGAGTGAGGTGGgtcaggtggggagagggggaaagagggtaGACAGGGGTGAAGGAGGAGAGGTGGCTCGGGTCTCGGGCCCTTGGACCAAGCTGGAAGGAGCTAGAAGCCTCCAAAGGTCTGGGTCCAGGTGGTCAGGAGGCAGTGGGCCCAGCGAGGAGGGTCTTTCcggctggggagagggggcagcaCGGAGCCTTCGTCTCAGAGGCCCCTCGAAGGCCAGCTTCTACCCGGGATACAGGCAGGGGACAGGCCcgcactgtcccccccccccccccccccccggggagccATGGGCACTTTGGCAGGGAAGGCCTACAGAGTCCTTTCTCGGGGTCTTCAGAGACcggaggcagggtgggggaggtggcagaCCCCTCCAcctgctgcccctgccctgtACAGGGGCttgggctcccctcccccacttgctggaTTTCTGCTGGAACCTGATGCCGTGAGGTTGTTACCCCTGCCCCCCCGAAACCGCTCCTCAGGACACACCTGGCTGGTCCCCGGGGCTGGGCGCCTATGATGGGGCACATCCGGACACTTGCAGGACGCCGCCCCGGCTCTGACCCCCTCCCGGAGTGCGTGTGGCACGGGCCGTGTGTCCGCCGTCAGGCCTGGGGCCGCCGTGGGGAGCGCAGTCACCCTGGTCCCGCCACCCCCCGCCTGCTCCCGGCCGCCCCAGTGCCTGGAGCACCAACTAGCCGATCTGGAGGCTCCCCGCTGGGGTGAGGGGCACCCTCAGGGGCGGGGCTGGTATACAGCAGGAGCCTCATAAAGGCCACGGCGAACTGATCTGATAAGGAGCGCTATCCTTGGCAAGTGAACCAGCTTCCCTCCTGAGCAGTCACGAGCCCGACAGCCCCGGGGTGGGTGACACGTTGGGGACCCCAGACTCCGAGAAGAGACCCGGGCCCCATGGCGGGGCCCAAGGCCCGCTGACGCCTCCCCAGTCCGCTCCCCGCCTCCACCTGGGCTGGAAACGAGGCCGGCCACGTGCATCCGAAGCCGAGGCGGACGTCACAGGTGTCCGCTGGGCCTCCCAGGTCACTAGGTCCGTGTGAAAGGCCACCGGCCTGCGGCCCAAACACGCGCGCTGTGCTCTTCTCCCTGAGCTGGGGGCGCCTCAGGACTGTGATTCACCAAAAGCAAACACCAGTTTGCGCCAGAGGAGGGTTAGTGAATGCCGGCTTGTTTATCTTCCTATCTGCAGATAGCCTGGGAGGGGGCTGGCGGAGCGTGGGCCGGGAACCAGCCCCGAGCCGCCTGCAAAGACACTGACCAGCTGCTCTCCAGGGCTCCACCCTGGGGTCCCAGCGGCCCCTCCCACCGCATGCCCCCGTCTGGACTTCCTTCCTCCCAGCCGAGAGCATCACTTACTCCCTCTGGGTCACCGGGGGACCTCTGGCAATGTTGGGTTCTGGCCGTGACACCTGGGGACTGTCCCGCCATCTGTTGGGAAGAGGCCAGGGACATGGCTAAATACCGCACAGTGCACAgggcggcccccacccccacgacAGAGGAGGACCTGGCCCCAGATGTGGACGGCTCCGAGGTGCGAACCCCCGCGCCCAGTCCGGGAACCGGCCGCTCGGGCACCTGTTCGCCAGCaccgggccccccccccaccccggccctggctccctgcccaccccaggaAACAGACAGACACGGCAGCGGGGttttaccaattttatttctagacttttcacgtttgtcttttgttttccgCTGGCAACGTGCCGGTTACACGTCTGTGCTGGTGCAACCGAGATGCACACAGACCACAGCTGCCCACCCGCCAAGAGACCCTCACAGACTTGCTGGTCACAGGACAGACCCCGCCGTGCTCCCC from Panthera uncia isolate 11264 chromosome D1, Puncia_PCG_1.0, whole genome shotgun sequence harbors:
- the LTO1 gene encoding protein LTO1 homolog — its product is MAGSQDVFDAIVMADERFHGEGYQEGYEEGSSLGIIEGRRYGTLHGAKIGSEIGCYQGFAFAWRCLLHGCATEKDSKKMKALESLIGMIQKFPYDDPTYDKLHEDLDRIRGKFKQLCSLLNVQPDFKISAEGSGLSF